The sequence TCCCGCCGAGTCCGGCAGCAACGAGCCCTGCGTGAAGAAGAAGATCAGCGCGTCGTCGGTCAACGCGAAGTGCTGGTAGTTGGCCGGGTCCTTGCCGGCGCCCGGCGACGCGGGCACGACCGTGCCGTACTCGTTCTGCAGATACCGGTCGACCTCGGGGTAGATCACCTCGAGCGGATCGCTGTCCGGTTTGAACAAGGTGTCGAACGTGATCGGCGCCTTCTTGCCGACGTCCCAGTTGAACGCCTGGAAGAAGGTTTGCGGCTGCACCCCGCCGACGTTCTGCCACACGGTGAACACCAGGCTCCTGGTGCCCGCGTCCGGCGGGCCCGAACGATAGCTGGTGCCGGTGGCGTCCAGTTCGTAAGGCAGGTTGTACGAGTCGGGCATTCCCGCGACGTTGACGAAGCCGTCCCGGGTCTGGGTCAGATAAGCGACCACCGGCGCGGGATCCGGATAGTCGTTGGGGAACGTGAAGTCGAGCTGGTAGGTCGGCCCCTCGGCGTGCACCCGGCACACCTGGTCGGCGTCCACCACACCACCGAGGTCTTGGCAGGCGGTCTGCGCCGATGCCACCGGTGAACCGATGGCGCCGACGACGACACCCGCTGCCAGCAGAGCAGTCATTGAGAGTGTGCGCATCGTCGGACATCCTTGCAGCCGGCCCCGGCACCCACGCCGGCGCGTCAAGAACCAGGGTACGTAACCGCTCACCGCGACGGACGGCAAATGAATACCGTTGCCCGGCTTGCGGGGCCGCTTCCGAGCCGGGTGATGATTGCCGAGGCGGTGGTCGACCCGCGCAGCCGCAACCGCGACCGCAACCGGTCCGGGTCCACGTCGACGCCGCGTACCAGGATTTCCAATGCGCCGACGTCACGCGCTGAAAGTGCCTGGCGCAGTCGCCGTTCGCTGTAGTCGATTTGCTCGAGCACTTCGAAACCGCGCACGCCGTCGGGCAGTCGGTCCCCCGACAGGTAGGCGATGGCACGGTCGAGTTGCCACAGCCCGTGCCGGGCAGCGTAGTGCCGCACCAGGCCCGCGCGCACGACGGCACCGTCGGGATCGACGATCCACCGGCCCGCCGGCGCTACCGCACAGTCGTCGGGCTCGGCGTCGGTGATCTGCTCGCCGGTGTCGAGAATCGTGGCACGCCGACTGACCCCGGCCTGTGCCAGGTTCATCGACCACAGACAGGCCTCCCGCACACTGCCCGCCAGGGAGGTCACCTCGATTTCGCCGGCGAAGCCGAGCTGCCGAACTGCGGTGAAATCTATTCCAGGGGCGCATTTTACGACAACGGCATGATCGCGGTACACCTCGAGCAACGCATCCAGTGCGGGGGTGTGGTCGCGCGGGTCGAATCGGCGTCGCCCGCCGCGCCGCCGCGCCGGATCGAGCAGCACGACGGCACCGCGGGTGATCGGCCGCAGCGCATCGGCGCGGCACAGACTGACATCGGGCACGTTATGGTGTGCCATCGCCAACCGGACCGGATCGATGTCGCTGCCGACCAGGAGGGCGGCTGAATCCGCTAGCGCAGCAAGCTCTGTGCCGATCGAACAGGTGGCGTCGTGCACCCGTTGCCCGACCAGCCGTCGGGCACGATGGCGCGCCACCGGTTCGGCGGTGGCCTGCTGCAACGCCTCGTCGGTGAACAGCCAATCCTCCGCATGGGACAGTTTGGCCGCGGCCTTGCGGCGCAACACCGTCGTCTCCACCAGCGCCGCGGCGTGCTCACCGAAACGTTCACGCGCCCAGGCGATGTCGGACACCAGGGTGGAATCGGTCAGCGCCAGCCGCCCGACCTCGCGCAACGCCTGCGCGCCGGCGTCACTGCGCAGGTAGCCGACCTGCGGGAGGTCGAACTTCAGGACGGTTTGACCCCGGTCACCATCACGTTGTAGAACCAGCTCTTCGGCACGACCCGCCGCCAGATGTTGTCGTCGACCCAGCTCAACGTGATCCAACTGTTGAACGCGAACTTGGCGTAGCCCCATCCCAACCGGCCCGGGGGAACCGCGGCCTCGAACGTGCGCAGCGGCCAGCCCAGCATGGCGGCAGTGAATTCGGTTGTGGTGCTGGATACCTCGACAGCCCCGGCGTTGTGCGCCATCCGTTCCAGATCACTGGGATCGAAGGTGTGCAGGTCGACGACCGCCTCCAGCGCCGCGGCGCGCGAGGACTCGTCGAGTTCGGCCTGGGGCCGGCGCCAGCCGCCGAGGCCGGGCAGCCTGGTCAGGTTCGTCACCGCGCGCCACGTCAGCGTCGACAACGGCCTGGCGTAGCTCTCCCCCGCGTTGGTCGGCTCACCGGCGAACACGAACCGGCCGCCGGGCTTGAGCACCCGGATCACCTCGCGCAGCGACAGCTCCACGTCGGGGATGTGATGCAGCACCGCGTGGCCGACGACCAGGTCGAACGTGTCGTCGTCGTACGGGATGCCCTCGGCGTCGGCGACCCGGCCGTCGATCTCGAGGCCGAGGTTCTCGCCGTTGCGGGTGGCGACCTTGACCATGCCGGGGGACAGATCGGTCACCGAGCCGCGCCGCGCGACGCCGGCCTGGATCAGGTTGAGCAGGAAGAATCCGCTGCCGCAGCCGAGTTCGAGCGCGCGGTCGTACGGCAGGTTGCGCAGCTCCTGCTCGGGCACCGTCGCGTCGAACAGGTCGCGCGCGTAGTCCACGCACCGCTTGTCATAGGAGATCGACCACTTGTCGTCGTAGCTTTCGGCTTCCCAGTCGTGGTAGAGCACCTGCGCCAGCTTGGAGTCGTGGCGAGCGGCCTCCACCTGCTCCGCGGTGGCGTGCGGATTAGGCGCCGGTTCGGCGGCGACGTCGGATCGCGCGCCGGGTTCGTCGAAGCTCATGGCAGGCAGCCTAGACGGCGAAGCTGGCCTTGGCCGCAGCCAGTACCTGCGGCGGATACTCGGCGAACCGGGCGGCCCAGGCCACCGCGGCGTCGTAGACGTCGTCGGGCGCCACCATCTGGTCGATCAGGCCGAGCGCCAACGCCTCCTTGGCGTCGACGAACCGGCCGCTGAACACCAGGTCTTTGGCCTTGCTCGCGCCGACCGCGCGGGTCAGCCGCGACGTGCCGCCGGCGGGCACCAACCCGGCGAGGATCTCCGGCACGCCGAACTTGACGTTGTCGCCCGCGACCCGCCAGTCCGCGCCAAGCGCGAGGGTGAGCCCGCCGCCGAGCGCGTATCCGGTGATCGCCGCGACGGTGGGTTTGGGCACGGCGGCCAGCGCGTCGACGGCCGCCCGGCAGTGCTCGGCGGCGACGGCGGCCTCGGCGGGGCTCAGGGTCCGGCGCTCTCGTACGTCGTCGCCCGCCGAGAAGATCTCGTGCCCGCCGAAGACGACGACGGCGTGCACGTCGTCGCGGCGGCCGAGCGCTGCCGCCGCGGCGGCGATCTCGCGGTACATCTGGCGCGTCAGCGCGTTGGTCGGCGGCCGCGACAGCAGCAGCGTGGCGACGGCGGGCTGCTGATCGCCGGTGTGGATGCTGACGAACTCGTTCATGCCAACGGTGCGCCGGGCGTGTAGTTGTCGGGGGAGCGGTGGTTGCGGGCCGCGTTGTAGCGGTCGCTGTCGAAGAACTCGATCTCCCAGTTGCCGTTCTCGGCGGCCAGATGTGGCTCGATCGCCACGATTTGGCGTTCCACGGCAAGCACTTCGGCGACCGTCCGGCCCGCCAACGAGTCCAGTTGCGTCCACGTCGGCGGCAGCAGGAATGTCTTGGAATCCGCGAAGTCCTGAAGCGCTTCCTCGGGCGTGATCCAGCCGGCCGATTCGGCTTCGGTGTTCTCGCCGTCGGCGCGCTGCCCCTGCGGCAGTGCCGCGACGAAGAAGTAGGTGTCGTAGCGGCGGGTGCGCTCCTCTTTCGGCGTCACCCAGTTGGCCCATGGCCGAAGCAGATCCGCGCGTAGCACCAGCTTTTCGGTGCGCAGGAAGTCGGCGAACGACAGCGAACGGTCCACCAGCGCCTGGCGTTCGGCGCGGTACACCGACGCATCGTCGACGAGCACATCGGAGTCGTCGGCGGCGCCGGCGAACAGCACACCGGACTCTTCGAACGTCTCGCGCGCGGCCGCGCACACCAGCGCCCTGGCCAGCTCGACGTCCACGCCGAGCCGCTCGGCCCACCATGACGGCTCGGGACCCATCCATGCGATGTCGGCGCTGCGGTCGCGGTCGTCGACCCCGCCGCCGGGAAACACCATCACCCCGCCGACGAACTCCATCGCCGAGTGCCGCCGCATCAGAAACACCTCGACTCCGCGGCCCCCGCCGGGATCCTTGTCGCGGATCAGCATCACGGTGGCGGCGGGCCGCGGCGTCAGCGGTTGCTCGGTCATGCACGCCTCCTATGTGCCGCGCGGGAACGGGTGCGGCGGGCGAAGTAACGCCCGTCGATGACGTCGACGGCGATGGACTGCCCGAACGCCTTCGACAGGTTCTCCGCCGTCAACACGTCGGGCAGCAGGCCCGAGGCGACCTCCTGGCCCTCGGCCAGGATCAGGCAGTGCGTGAAGCCGGGCGGGATCTCCTCGACGTGGTGGGTCACCAGCACCAGCGCCGGCGCATCCGGATCGGCGGCCAAATCGGCCAGCCGGGCGACCAGTTCCTCGCGGCCGCCCAGATCCAGGCCGGCCGCGGGTTCGTCGAGCAGCAGCAGCTCGGGGTCGGTCATCATCGACCGCGCGATGAGCACCCGTTTGCGCTCGCCCTCCGACAATGTGCCGTAGGTGCGTTCGGCCAGATGCTCGGCCCCCACGCTCTCCAGGATGTCGACGGCCTGGTGGTAGTCCACCTCGTCGTAGCGTTCGCGCCACCGGCCCATCACCGAGTAGCCGGCCGAGACCACCAGATCCCGCACCAGCTCGCCCTCAGGCACCCGCTGCGCCAGAGCGGAGCTGCTCAGGCCGATGCGCGACCGCAGTTCGACCGTGTCGACGCGGCCGAGCCGCTCACCGAGCACATAGGCCGTGCCCGACGACGGATGTTCCATCGCGGCGGCGATGCGCAGCAACGACGTCTTGCCCGCACCGTTGGGGCCGACTATCACCCAGCGTTCGTCGAGCTCGACCGACCACGTGATCGGTCCGACGAGGACCTGGCCGCCGCGCCGCAGGGTGACATTGGCGAAGTCGATCAGCAGGTCGGGGTCGGCTGCATCCTCGGCGACTGGCACCCGACCATCGTATTGAAGTGGTGGCTGCGTCAGCTCATGCGGTCACCGCTGGCCATACCCCGGCACAGGCACGACAGCAGTCACCTCGGTCACCGGGTGCACTCCCCGCGAGCAGTGACGATCACCTCGGCCCGCCCGGAACCGACGTCGTACACCAGCCCGGAGATCGGCGTGCCCGCAGGCACCAACGGATCTCGGCTCAGGCGTCGCACGTCGACACGCACCGCCTCGCGTGGATCGTCGAGGCCGTGCTCACCGACCTCGCTTTCCTCCACCCCCAACAACTCTGCCGCGAAGGGCGCCAGTTCGGGCGTCGTGAATCGGGACGTTCCGCAATCGGTGTGGTGCATGACGATGACCTCCACCTCGAGCTCGAGCGCTTCGATATGCGCAACGGTCGCCAGCGCGGCCAAGGTGCGTATGACGTCGGCGTTGACCCGTCCGCCGGCGTTCCTGATCACGACCGCTTCGTCGAGCTGAAGGCCCAGTACGTGGGCGGGGTCAACTCGGTGGTCACAACACGTGATCAAAATCGCCTGTCGCGTCGGCGCAAGTCTGCCGAC comes from Mycolicibacterium pulveris and encodes:
- a CDS encoding esterase, whose amino-acid sequence is MRTLSMTALLAAGVVVGAIGSPVASAQTACQDLGGVVDADQVCRVHAEGPTYQLDFTFPNDYPDPAPVVAYLTQTRDGFVNVAGMPDSYNLPYELDATGTSYRSGPPDAGTRSLVFTVWQNVGGVQPQTFFQAFNWDVGKKAPITFDTLFKPDSDPLEVIYPEVDRYLQNEYGTVVPASPGAGKDPANYQHFALTDDALIFFFTQGSLLPDSAGPVQASVPRTVVAPMLAL
- a CDS encoding class I SAM-dependent methyltransferase, whose translation is MVLQRDGDRGQTVLKFDLPQVGYLRSDAGAQALREVGRLALTDSTLVSDIAWARERFGEHAAALVETTVLRRKAAAKLSHAEDWLFTDEALQQATAEPVARHRARRLVGQRVHDATCSIGTELAALADSAALLVGSDIDPVRLAMAHHNVPDVSLCRADALRPITRGAVVLLDPARRRGGRRRFDPRDHTPALDALLEVYRDHAVVVKCAPGIDFTAVRQLGFAGEIEVTSLAGSVREACLWSMNLAQAGVSRRATILDTGEQITDAEPDDCAVAPAGRWIVDPDGAVVRAGLVRHYAARHGLWQLDRAIAYLSGDRLPDGVRGFEVLEQIDYSERRLRQALSARDVGALEILVRGVDVDPDRLRSRLRLRGSTTASAIITRLGSGPASRATVFICRPSR
- a CDS encoding class I SAM-dependent methyltransferase; the protein is MSFDEPGARSDVAAEPAPNPHATAEQVEAARHDSKLAQVLYHDWEAESYDDKWSISYDKRCVDYARDLFDATVPEQELRNLPYDRALELGCGSGFFLLNLIQAGVARRGSVTDLSPGMVKVATRNGENLGLEIDGRVADAEGIPYDDDTFDLVVGHAVLHHIPDVELSLREVIRVLKPGGRFVFAGEPTNAGESYARPLSTLTWRAVTNLTRLPGLGGWRRPQAELDESSRAAALEAVVDLHTFDPSDLERMAHNAGAVEVSSTTTEFTAAMLGWPLRTFEAAVPPGRLGWGYAKFAFNSWITLSWVDDNIWRRVVPKSWFYNVMVTGVKPS
- a CDS encoding enoyl-CoA hydratase, which translates into the protein MNEFVSIHTGDQQPAVATLLLSRPPTNALTRQMYREIAAAAAALGRRDDVHAVVVFGGHEIFSAGDDVRERRTLSPAEAAVAAEHCRAAVDALAAVPKPTVAAITGYALGGGLTLALGADWRVAGDNVKFGVPEILAGLVPAGGTSRLTRAVGASKAKDLVFSGRFVDAKEALALGLIDQMVAPDDVYDAAVAWAARFAEYPPQVLAAAKASFAV
- a CDS encoding NUDIX hydrolase → MTEQPLTPRPAATVMLIRDKDPGGGRGVEVFLMRRHSAMEFVGGVMVFPGGGVDDRDRSADIAWMGPEPSWWAERLGVDVELARALVCAAARETFEESGVLFAGAADDSDVLVDDASVYRAERQALVDRSLSFADFLRTEKLVLRADLLRPWANWVTPKEERTRRYDTYFFVAALPQGQRADGENTEAESAGWITPEEALQDFADSKTFLLPPTWTQLDSLAGRTVAEVLAVERQIVAIEPHLAAENGNWEIEFFDSDRYNAARNHRSPDNYTPGAPLA
- a CDS encoding ABC transporter ATP-binding protein, whose translation is MPVAEDAADPDLLIDFANVTLRRGGQVLVGPITWSVELDERWVIVGPNGAGKTSLLRIAAAMEHPSSGTAYVLGERLGRVDTVELRSRIGLSSSALAQRVPEGELVRDLVVSAGYSVMGRWRERYDEVDYHQAVDILESVGAEHLAERTYGTLSEGERKRVLIARSMMTDPELLLLDEPAAGLDLGGREELVARLADLAADPDAPALVLVTHHVEEIPPGFTHCLILAEGQEVASGLLPDVLTAENLSKAFGQSIAVDVIDGRYFARRTRSRAAHRRRA
- a CDS encoding carbonic anhydrase; amino-acid sequence: MSFVTELSGRNEQHAATHRGAVGRLAPTRQAILITCCDHRVDPAHVLGLQLDEAVVIRNAGGRVNADVIRTLAALATVAHIEALELEVEVIVMHHTDCGTSRFTTPELAPFAAELLGVEESEVGEHGLDDPREAVRVDVRRLSRDPLVPAGTPISGLVYDVGSGRAEVIVTARGECTR